From Gimesia panareensis, the proteins below share one genomic window:
- a CDS encoding methyltransferase family protein — translation MELKNHFETSGQWLFRWRSYLPAVLLLPLVFAAANFERPWGRHDFQEIWELVCIGVTLLGLLVRVLVAGFVPSGTSGRNTKKQVADSLNTTGIYAVCRHPLYLGNFLIALGWAMFFHDGWLLAVFCMAFWLYYERIMMTEEAFLRGKFGEEFTAWAERTPAFIPNLKNWKRPALKFSVRTVVRREYLTFVGAMLVFVTLELLEHWHVDGQAQLSTFWPYLAALTGVTFVAVRVLHKCTRCLSEEGR, via the coding sequence ATGGAATTGAAGAATCATTTTGAGACAAGTGGACAGTGGCTGTTTCGCTGGCGGAGCTATCTGCCGGCTGTTCTGCTGCTGCCGCTGGTATTCGCGGCGGCGAACTTTGAACGGCCCTGGGGACGACACGATTTTCAGGAAATCTGGGAACTGGTCTGCATCGGCGTGACCCTGCTGGGCCTGCTGGTGCGTGTGCTGGTCGCGGGCTTTGTCCCCAGTGGTACTTCCGGACGCAATACAAAAAAACAGGTCGCCGACAGTCTGAATACCACAGGCATTTATGCAGTCTGCCGCCATCCGCTCTATCTGGGCAACTTCCTGATCGCTCTGGGCTGGGCCATGTTCTTCCATGATGGCTGGCTGCTCGCCGTTTTCTGTATGGCTTTCTGGCTCTATTACGAACGGATTATGATGACCGAAGAAGCCTTCCTGCGTGGGAAATTCGGTGAAGAATTCACCGCCTGGGCAGAACGAACACCGGCTTTTATTCCCAACCTCAAAAACTGGAAGAGACCCGCACTCAAGTTCTCAGTCCGCACCGTGGTGCGTCGCGAATACCTGACCTTCGTGGGAGCCATGCTGGTCTTCGTCACTCTGGAACTGCTCGAACACTGGCACGTAGACGGTCAGGCCCAACTGAGTACCTTCTGGCCCTATCTGGCAGCACTCACAGGCGTGACCTTCGTCGCGGTCCGGGTGCTCCATAAGTGCACCCGCTGCCTGTCCGAAGAGGGCAGGTGA
- a CDS encoding sulfatase has protein sequence MHRLLPVLLFLFALGSLSASAAEPRPNVVLFLVDDMGWMDSEPYGSKFYETPNMTRLSKQSMRFTNAYAVPLCSPTRASILTGQYSARHGITSASGHQPPRPADFEYLPKTAKPNQKFRMPISKNYLDPEQYTLAEALRDAGYRTGHFGKWHLGLTAPHRPDKQGFETVWHCAPDPGPPSYFSPYGVFPDGKPTGRHHVGNITDGPEGEHITDRLTDEALKFIEAHQQEPFYLNLWHYSVHGPWQHKEAYTKEFAKKQDPRGEQKNPVMASMLQNVDESLGRILDKLDELKLAENTLFIFYSDNGGNAHSWSSEDPKIQRITEKHPLYATVKSYRKWAGGEPPTNNAPLREGKGRIYEGGQRVPLMVRWPGHIQPGTTSDAIVGPIDLYPTILDAMHVKQSDAQIIDGESILPVLKQKGDLQRTAWFTWFPHLIPAVSVRQGDWKLIRRFEPHPKYPEVRELYNLTEDIGETKNLAATHPEKVKALDALIDQFVKETGALYPQPNPDYNPRSTAGVPKRGPTQGLVPKFSKLTLVDGAARMEADGRTPFLGTAQVKHRGPMTLKLRLKSPQGGAGKVLWKTWQQEDFPKTGQTVNFDLKANPDWQEVEVPLPVEGMSGIIRLYLPVQEGPIEIGSIQYRSAKTNRPVRVWDFSKVKG, from the coding sequence ATGCATCGACTCTTACCTGTCCTGCTGTTTCTGTTTGCCCTGGGTTCGCTGTCTGCTTCTGCCGCGGAACCGCGACCAAACGTGGTCCTGTTTCTGGTAGACGACATGGGCTGGATGGACAGTGAGCCTTATGGTTCGAAGTTCTATGAAACACCGAACATGACACGACTGTCAAAACAGTCGATGCGGTTCACGAATGCCTACGCGGTCCCGCTCTGCTCGCCGACGCGGGCGTCGATTCTGACGGGACAGTATTCGGCACGGCACGGGATTACCAGCGCCAGCGGGCACCAGCCTCCGCGGCCGGCCGATTTTGAATATCTGCCGAAGACGGCGAAGCCGAACCAGAAGTTTCGAATGCCGATCAGCAAAAATTATCTGGATCCGGAGCAGTATACCCTGGCGGAAGCCCTGCGGGACGCCGGCTATCGGACGGGGCACTTCGGAAAATGGCACCTGGGATTAACGGCACCGCATCGCCCCGATAAACAGGGGTTCGAAACGGTCTGGCACTGCGCTCCCGATCCAGGGCCACCCAGCTATTTCTCTCCGTACGGTGTTTTCCCTGACGGGAAGCCGACCGGTCGTCATCATGTAGGAAATATCACCGATGGCCCCGAAGGGGAACATATTACCGATCGCCTGACCGACGAAGCCCTGAAGTTCATCGAAGCGCATCAACAGGAGCCGTTCTATCTGAATCTCTGGCATTATTCAGTACATGGACCGTGGCAGCACAAAGAAGCTTACACCAAAGAGTTCGCGAAAAAACAGGATCCGCGGGGCGAGCAGAAGAATCCGGTGATGGCTTCGATGCTGCAGAACGTGGATGAGAGTCTGGGCCGAATTCTGGACAAACTGGACGAACTGAAACTGGCTGAAAACACGCTGTTCATCTTCTATTCCGATAATGGCGGGAATGCGCACAGTTGGAGCAGTGAGGACCCCAAGATCCAGCGGATTACAGAAAAGCATCCCCTGTATGCAACCGTCAAGAGCTATCGCAAATGGGCCGGAGGCGAGCCGCCGACCAATAATGCCCCGTTGCGGGAAGGGAAAGGCAGGATATATGAGGGAGGCCAGCGGGTGCCGCTGATGGTACGCTGGCCCGGGCACATCCAACCGGGCACGACCAGTGATGCCATCGTTGGTCCGATTGACCTGTATCCTACGATTCTGGATGCGATGCATGTCAAACAGTCGGACGCACAGATCATCGACGGCGAATCGATTCTGCCGGTCCTGAAACAGAAGGGGGATCTCCAGCGAACCGCGTGGTTCACCTGGTTCCCGCACCTGATTCCTGCGGTTTCAGTGCGTCAGGGAGACTGGAAGCTGATCCGCCGGTTTGAACCCCACCCGAAGTACCCGGAAGTCCGCGAGCTCTACAATCTGACAGAGGACATCGGGGAGACAAAAAACCTGGCCGCGACGCATCCCGAGAAAGTGAAAGCACTCGACGCGCTGATTGATCAGTTCGTCAAAGAGACCGGTGCGCTCTATCCGCAGCCGAACCCGGACTATAATCCCCGATCCACGGCAGGTGTTCCCAAGCGGGGGCCGACACAGGGACTGGTGCCCAAGTTTTCCAAGCTGACACTGGTTGATGGGGCGGCGCGGATGGAAGCCGACGGCCGGACTCCGTTTCTGGGGACCGCCCAGGTCAAACATCGGGGACCGATGACACTGAAGCTGCGTTTAAAAAGTCCCCAGGGAGGTGCGGGAAAAGTTTTGTGGAAAACGTGGCAGCAAGAGGACTTTCCCAAGACCGGTCAAACCGTGAACTTTGATCTGAAAGCCAACCCGGACTGGCAGGAAGTGGAAGTCCCCCTGCCCGTCGAGGGGATGAGTGGCATTATCCGGCTCTACCTGCCCGTGCAGGAGGGCCCGATTGAGATCGGCTCGATTCAATATCGTTCGGCGAAGACAAATCGCCCCGTGCGGGTCTGGGATTTCAGCAAGGTGAAGGGGTGA
- a CDS encoding histone deacetylase family protein, protein MALLYSDPVFLQHETGGLPENPARIVPAVRRATQVALHAHCRQRSWKEISDERLERVHTPDYVKFVREFCEQGGGFISPDTAVCPESWQVARMAAGAACDAVEQVIKGNADRAFCLIRPPGHHAARARAMGFCLFNNVAIAARLAIDELGLERVMIIDWDVHHGDGTQELFWEDGQVGFLSVHRASFCQNSGFAEETGSGAGLGTTVNLPLEYGISREDYLARFTAAAEELAEKVRPQMILISAGFDAHQADPVGSLGLESEDFARLTRVVLDLADVHAEQRVVSLLEGGYNPQALADCIEHHLLELVSN, encoded by the coding sequence ATGGCACTACTCTATTCAGACCCGGTTTTTCTCCAACACGAGACCGGCGGTCTCCCCGAAAATCCGGCTCGGATTGTGCCTGCCGTCAGGCGGGCCACCCAGGTCGCTCTACACGCGCATTGCCGACAGCGTTCCTGGAAAGAAATCAGCGACGAACGACTGGAACGGGTTCACACCCCCGACTATGTGAAGTTTGTAAGAGAATTCTGTGAACAGGGGGGCGGCTTTATCAGTCCGGATACCGCGGTCTGCCCTGAATCCTGGCAGGTGGCGCGGATGGCCGCCGGTGCTGCCTGCGATGCGGTCGAACAGGTCATCAAAGGCAACGCCGATCGGGCCTTCTGCCTGATTCGACCTCCGGGGCATCACGCGGCCCGCGCACGCGCCATGGGCTTTTGCCTCTTTAATAATGTCGCCATCGCGGCCCGGCTCGCCATCGACGAACTCGGACTGGAGCGGGTGATGATCATCGACTGGGATGTCCACCACGGCGACGGCACACAGGAACTCTTCTGGGAAGACGGACAGGTTGGTTTTCTCTCAGTACACCGTGCCTCATTCTGTCAAAACTCGGGATTCGCAGAGGAAACCGGATCCGGAGCCGGCCTTGGAACAACCGTCAATCTTCCGTTAGAATACGGTATCTCGCGCGAGGACTATCTGGCCCGGTTCACCGCTGCAGCAGAAGAACTGGCTGAGAAAGTCCGACCGCAGATGATTCTGATCAGTGCCGGCTTCGATGCGCACCAGGCGGACCCGGTCGGTTCACTGGGCCTGGAAAGCGAAGATTTCGCGCGACTCACCCGGGTTGTGCTCGATCTGGCAGACGTGCATGCAGAACAGCGCGTCGTCAGTCTGCTGGAAGGAGGATACAATCCGCAGGCGCTGGCGGATTGTATCGAACATCATCTGCTGGAACTGGTCTCCAACTGA